A part of Rhipicephalus microplus isolate Deutch F79 chromosome 8, USDA_Rmic, whole genome shotgun sequence genomic DNA contains:
- the LOC142769044 gene encoding uncharacterized protein LOC142769044: MNVLACSVLLSALVVGAFGGYIGGGSVGLGSGLSGGLGGGYLAGGGLGGYGGSYGSGYGGGLGGGVGFGGLGVGGLGGSAGNVGVGSSVVLLNGGRAGAAKSVAGPAFLVRTVHHVSQVHGGGAVVAHSGLGGVGGGVSGGVGGVSLGGGLGGVGGGYGGLGGGYGGYGSYGGYGGYGGYGGYGGYGGYGGYGGTGGGVGKVVVVKHHK, from the exons ATGAACGTCTTG GCGTGCAGTGTCCTACTGAGTGCCTTGGTTGTTGGTGCTTTTGGTGGCTACATCGGAGGTGGCAGTGTTGGCCTGGGCAGTGGCCTGAGTGGTGGTCTTGGCGGTGGATACCTTGCTGGAGGCGGTCTCGGAGGCTACGGTGGAAGCTACGGCAGTGGATACGGCGGTGGTTTAGGAGGTGGCGTAGGCTTCGGAGGCCTTGGTGTCGGAGGCCTCGGAGGAAGTGCTGGCAACGTCGGTGTCGGAAGCAGCGTAGTGCTTCTGAACGGTGGCAGAGCGGGCGCAGCAAAGTCGGTGGCCGGCCCCGCCTTCTTGGTTCGCACAGTGCATCACGTGTCTCAAGTTCACGGTGGCGGAGCCGTCGTTGCCCACTCTGGTCTAGGAGGCGTCGGCGGAGGCGTCAGTGGAGGCGTCGGTGGAGTCAGTCTGGGCGGCGGTCTCGGAGGAGTCGGAGGTGGATACGGAGGTCTAGGAGGCGGATACGGTGGATACGGTAGCTATGGTGGTTACGGAGGCTATGGAGGCTATGGAGGCTATGGAGGCTACGGAGGCTACGGTGGCTACGGCGGCACCGGTGGAGGCGTTGGCAAagttgtcgtcgtcaagcaccaCAAATGA